Proteins encoded together in one Bactrocera neohumeralis isolate Rockhampton chromosome 4, APGP_CSIRO_Bneo_wtdbg2-racon-allhic-juicebox.fasta_v2, whole genome shotgun sequence window:
- the LOC126756819 gene encoding putative gustatory receptor 59f, whose protein sequence is MLPTIVHGSSNKRKLQHRSQFSPAAKQTSVDDLETQLYRAVQYFLLLSEIFVSLPYDAHQHIPTDNNNKHSIWLILHIVWCIIIYASLIVAIYSEFTKINIYLPTIHKPLYFGEYLIYILHIFLIITSSYWSRHKCRRLLHNIAEFDYTLVNFERLPNYERLTYFLKAHVALVIFFVFWTASLNYFYSNGIFLNYIRSLVVYLLPNLILSISLIQYYTLLYAIAQRSRRLNEILLAKLSQKNSPGFLNERLQRIRLLYSALQVFTKDVNNSFAFSVVLVYIGSFTNLAVNIFLIYKYVDEWNTSALPAVFYSLVWTIMHIAKMLLILYYNQSIQNQNSNTIFIMNEIGGQNTEMEDTVTHFVLQLIINTRTNVVCGVAELNLKFITTLLTAMSTVFIFLLQYDITYEALKLTHNSGSP, encoded by the exons ATGTTGCCGACGATAGTACACGGAAGttcaaacaaaagaaaattacagCACCGTTCACAATTCTCACCGGCTGCTAAGCAGACCAGTGTCGATGATTTGGAAACGCAGTTATATCGCgcagttcaatattttttattgctttctgaGATTTTTGTAAGCCTACCATATGACGCACATCAACATATACCGACCGACAACAATAATAAGCATAGTATATGGCTTATATTGCACATCGTTTGGTGCATTATTATTTATGCCAGTCTCATCGTGGCCATATACAGCGAGTTCACGAAGATCAACATCTACTTGCCGACAATACATAAGCCGTTATATTTTGGCGAatatctaatatacatattgcATATATTCCTGATTATAACAAGCAGTTATTGGAGCCGTCACAAATGTCGTCGACTTTTACATAACATCGCTGAATTCGATTACACTTTAGTTAATTTTGAGAGACTACCGAACTACGAACGTTTAACGTACTTTTTGAAAGCTCATGTGGCTTTGGTAATTTTCTTTGTCTTTTGGACTGCCAGCCTCAATTACTTTTACAGTAATGGCATTTTCCTTAACTACATACGAAGTCTCGTCGTCTATCTGTTGCCGAACTTAATATTGTCCATCTCACTCATACAATACTACACGCTGTTGTATGCTATCGCCCAACGCTCGAGACGTTTAAACGAAATACTACTCGCAAAGCTTTCGCAAAAGAATAGTCCAGGATTTTTAAATGAAAGACTACAACGCATCCGACTGCTCTATTCAGCTTTACAAGTATTTACGAAGGATGTGAATAATAGTTTTGCATTTTCGGTGGTCTTGGTATACATTGGATCCTTCACAAATTTGGcggtgaatatttttttgatctACAAATATGTGGACGAGTGGAATACGTCAGCACTGCCGGCGGTTTTCTACTCGTTGGTTTGGACAATCATGCACATTGCTAAGATGCTTCTGATACTTTACTATAATCAGAGCATCCAGAATcag aacaGCAATACAATCTTTATAATGAACGAAATTGGTGGCCAAAACACGGAAATGGAGGATAca GTCACCCATTTTGTATTGCAATTAATTATAAACACCCGAACAAATGTTGTCTGTGGAGTTGCAGAATTGAATCTCAAATTTATTACAACA cttTTAACAGCCATGTCCAccgtatttatatttttactgcaATATGACATAACTTACGAGGCGCTTAAGTTAACACATAACTCGGGGAGTCCCTAG
- the LOC126756826 gene encoding serine-threonine kinase receptor-associated protein, with translation MTSNLRQIPLTCSGHTRPVVHLDFSDVCESGYFLISACKDGSPMLRQGDTGDWVGTFEGHKGAVWGVALNKNATLAASGAADFTGKVWNAVTGGEIHSFQHKHIVKSVAFDTNSENIVTGSNEKLVRVFNLEQPNAEPELYAGHAGALKRALFCRDDKCILSAAEDKTVRLWDRLTGNEIQRLQFPHNPNSLEISADNHILTITHGSTISFWEVDTLKKLKEVKVPTNVSSASLHPDKHVFVCGGEDFKMYKFDYITGNEIESFKGHFGPVHSVKFSPDGELYASGSEDGTLRLWQTTVGKTYGLWKCTEPGELNNSMNSPREVHAN, from the exons ATGACCTCTAATTTGCGTCAAATCCCATTGACCTGCAGTGGTCATACCCGTCCCgtagtgcatttggattttagtGACGTTTGCGAGAGCGGTTACTTTCTCATTTCAGCGTGCAAag ATGGGAGCCCAATGTTGCGGCAAGGAGACACCGGTGATTGGGTGGGCACATTCGAAGGTCACAAAGGTGCCGTCTGGGGTGTGGCGTTGAATAAGAATGCCACATTGGCCGCTTCTGGTGCTGCTGATTTTACTGGAAAAGTTTGGAATGCCGTTACGGGCGGTGAAATTCACAGTTTCCAACATAAGCATATTGTGAAATCAGTTGCATTCGATACAAACTCAGAGAATATTGTCACCGGTAGCAATGAGAAATTGGTGCGTGTATTCAATTTGGAGCAACCGAATGCCGAACCAGAACTATACGCTGGTCATGCAGGTGCTTTGAAACGTGCACTCTTTTGTCGTGACGATAAATGTATACTGTCTGCAGCTGAAGATAAAACCGTACGCTTGTGGGATCGCTTAACTGGCAATGAGATACAACGACTGCAGTTTCCCCACAACCCAAATAGCTTAGAAATATCGGCTGATAATCACATTCTAACCATAACACATGGTTCGACCATCAGCTTCTGGGAAGTGGACACGTTGAAAAAGCTGAAAGAGGTGAAAGTGCCGACTAATGTGTCGTCGGCTAGTTTACATCCCGACaaacatgtgtttgtatgtggtGGTGAAGATTTTAAGATgtacaaatttgattatataacCGGTAATGAAATTG AATCCTTTAAAGGTCATTTTGGTCCAGTGCATTCTGTGAAGTTTAGCCCGGATGGTGAGCTGTATGCCAGTGGCTCTGAAGATGGTACATTGCGACTCTGGCAGACAACTGTGGGTAAAACTTATGGACTCTGGAAGTGTACCGAACCGGGGGAATTGAATAATTCTATGAATTCACCACGCGAAGTACATGCCAATTAG
- the LOC126756823 gene encoding transmembrane protein 183: MIADDIADNEEETIVIQEKFIRTKGKCKTHLRPNDIYLELKLRDRAGKCRGAGRLEWRPESVMERSDNDKPQMSYNIVHGDIWYHIADHIPPEYVQTFALICRQTAALVNTQRFWKKIYRSYCQKSSAETNWILTLPEYLQSHNVLNCELATMRARVVESLFQTYSPLSDRMAKGYSLDKLIGYSYVSSWHEQEECVWIACYKFCNKQQNKTEVKKGRDLNEFLSNGCETDDWETLAEDNKLCMKSKYIPAKNHTNEGVCLLVIRCDRFIPFPTHLFYDSGRSRVLLLGTRQMLAKDMRAINLELDFGDSSSKIITTVKYPKVASVKAFPWWHPDFRKYSIW; this comes from the exons ATGATTGCTGACGACATTGCAGATAACGAAGAAGAAACAATTGTTATTCAAGAAAAGTTTATCAGAACAAAAGGGAAATgta AAACACATTTACGTCCGAATGACATATAccttgaattaaaattaagagatCGTGCCGGTAAATGTAGGGGAGCAGGACGGTTGGAGTGGAGACCTGAAAGTGTTATGGAACGAAGCGACAATGATAAACCACAAATGAGTTACAACATAGTACATGGCGATATATGGTACCATATTGCGGATCATATTCCTCCTGAATACGTTCAAACCTTTGCTTTAATATGCCGTCAAACGGCAGCACTTGTTAATACACaaagattttggaaaaaaatttacagaagTTATTGCCAGAAATCAAGTGCTGAAACTAATTGGATACTTACACTGCCTGAATACTTGCAGTCGCATAACGTACTTAACTGCGAGTTGGCCACAATGCGTGCGCGTGTAGTGGAATCACTATTCCAAACCTATTCACCATTGTCAGATCGTATGGCGAAAGGGTATTCTTTAGATAAGTTAATTGGATATTCTTATGTATCTTCATGGCATGAACAAGAGGAGTGTGTATGGATAGCATGCTATAAGTTTTGCAacaaacagcaaaacaaaacagaagTGAAAAAAGGACGTGATTTAAATGAATTCCTGTCAAATGGTTGCGAAACCGACGACTGGGAGACATTGGCGGAAGACAATAAATTGTGtatgaaatcaaaatatattcctGCTAAAAACCACACAAATGAAGGTGTGTGTTTGCTAGTAATACGCTGTGACCGTTTTATACCTTTTCCCACTCATCTGTTTTACGATAGTGGAAGATCGCGCGTATTGTTGTTAGGGACGCGACAAATGCTTGCTAAAGACATGCGCGCCATAAACTTAGAATTAGATTTTGGAGACTCTTCTAGTAAAATTATTACTACTGTGAAATATCCCAAAGTTGCAAGCGTTAAAGCTTTTCCTTGGTGGCACCCCGATTTCCgaaaatatagtatatggtaA
- the LOC126756810 gene encoding CDK5RAP3-like protein — protein MNEADIPIDIHTLKLQDWLVSRRIVPKTIQKNIKEIRTKISNALQDMPANDQLIKLLSGTNINYYHCKEIVEILKQTEKETKSVFGTYGSQRMKDWQEILRLYEKDNVYLAESAQIYVRNVNYEVPGIRKQMTKLEQQSDECLKRVQDLGKPESQLLAEHASLLQQLGVKGENLREEFLQVLSKLPDMYANSIGDIGKLEEAINLFSEGSNKQILPILRHLIEFGNTTVYQYVHKEEPLTIEEPTIKLNLNDDTLTGSADDNEIDFGGDDNGGTSSTISAEIIDFGELNLDSNNCAIDSDGNGGDIDWGIESGPSEAVEINFDIPIEEYGIVIEGTGMDGGIAKGEQAYSILDSPSYRDRFLDEIYELDAFLRMRLYELNQLEASSNIMFSLMDSISTYDAESIRKMLKNIDQILGEVCNEQTRHLFQLKHSPKYADLLANKLRQMTKAVDKIRETKEVLKKRSLELKQQRVDLNPILAELISQTKKLQIHIENDISKRYKNRVVNLMGGVN, from the exons atgaAT GAAGCAGATATTCCGATTGACATCCACACTCTGAAGCTGCAGGATTGGTTGGTAAGCAGAAGGATTGTGCCCAAAACTATTCAAAAGAATATCAAAGAGATACGCACAAAGATTTCAAATGCTCTTCAAGATATGCCAGCCAATGATCAACTGATTAAATTATTGTCAGGGACCa ACATAAACTACTATCACTgtaaagaaattgttgagattcTGAAACAAAcggaaaaggaaacaaaaagcGTATTTGGAACGTATGGAAGTCAGAGAATGAAGGACTGGCAGGAAATACTACGTCTGTACGAAAAAGATAACGTCTATCTTGCAGAGTCCGCCCAAATATATGTGCGCAATGTGAATTATGAAGTGCCTGGTATtcgaaagcaaatgacaaaaTTAGAGCAGCAAAGCGATGAATGTTTAAAAAGGGTTCAAGATCTTGGCAAACCAGAATCACAATTACTGGCCGAACATGCTTCACTTTTGCAACAATTGGGGGTTAAAGGTGAAAATTTGCGAGAAGAATTCCTACAAGTTTTGTCTAAGTTACCAGACATGTATGCCAATTCAATAGGTGATATTGGCAAATTAGAAGAAGCAATTAACTTATTCTCTGAAGGAagtaacaaacaaattttaccCATACTACGCCACCTTATCGAATTTGGCAACACAACCGTTTATCAATATGTGCACAAAGAAGAACCTTTAACTATTGAAGAACccacaattaaattaaatttaaatgatgaCACTTTGACTGGTAGTGCAGATGATAATGAAATCGATTTTGGTGGCGATGATAATGGAGGCACCTCATCTACAATATCGGCAGAAATTATTGATTTCGGAGAACTCAATTTAGATAGTAACAACTGCGCTATAGATTCGGATGGAAATGGTGGTGACATTGATTGGGGCATTGAAAGTGGTCCGAGTGAGGCTGTAGAGATAAATTTTGACATTCCTATTGAAGAATACGGTATAGTTATTGAGGGGACTGGCATGGATGGTGGCATTGCTAAag GAGAACAAGCTTACTCAATTCTTGATTCACCCAGTTATCGGGATAGATTTCTCGATGAAATTTACGAACTTGATGCATTTTTACGTATGCGACTTTATGAACTTAACCAATTGGAAGCTTCTAGCAATATTATGTTTTCGCTGATGGATAGCATTTCCACATATGATGCAGAGAGTATACGAAAAATGTTAAAGAATATTGATCAAATTTTGGGTGAGGTATGTAACGAGCAAACTCGCCACCTTTTCCAATTAAAACATTCGCCTAAATATGCTGATTTGTTGGCAAATAAGTTGCGACAAATGACAAAGGCCGTTGATAAAATACGTGAGACGAAAGAAGTTCTTAAAAAACGTTCTTTGGAGTTAAAACAACAGCGCGTAGATTTGAACCCAATTTTAGCGGAGCTAATATCACAAACGAAGAAGCTCCAAATACATATTGAGAATGATATTTCCAAACGTTACAAAAATCGTGTAGTAAACCTGATGGGAGGAGTAAACTAA
- the LOC126756829 gene encoding tRNA N(3)-methylcytidine methyltransferase METTL6, which produces MECADREADSLVKDIFTPVDKCLTDEEKSRLKAQDNRLVPEFKAKKLEEQAQRHWDIFYKRNETHFFKDRRWTTREFEELLGFEGETRNEKIGCSNKQRRLFEVGCGVGNLIFPLIEEQLEKKQEGKSSWFYYACDFSPRAIDFVRSNPLYDEQRIHAFQCDITTEQIYAHIPESSLDIVTMIFVLSAIHPNKFGIVIENIYRLLKPGGIVLFRDYGRYDMAQLRFKPGNKIAENFYMRQDGTRSYFFAEDELASLFTDSERFEAVENSYVHRRTLNIKEGIDVPRIFLQSKFRKR; this is translated from the coding sequence ATGGAATGTGCAGATCGGGAAGCAGACAGCCTTGTCAAGGACATTTTTACCCCGGTTGATAAATGCCTTACCGATGAAGAAAAAAGTCGTTTGAAGGCACAAGACAATCGTCTGGTGCCGGAATTTAAAGCAAAGAAACTTGAAGAACAAGCTCAACGCCATTGggatatattttacaaaagaaatgagACTCACTTTTTTAAAGACCGCCGTTGGACAACACGTGAATTTGAGGAATTGTTGGGGTTTGAAGGCGAAACCCGTAATGAAAAAATTGGATGCAGTAATAAGCAGCGACGTTTGTTTGAAGTCGGTTGTGGGGTAGGgaatttaatatttccattaatAGAGGAACAACTAGAGAAAAAGCAGGAAGGAAAGAGTTCCTGGTTTTATTATGCTTGTGACTTTTCGCCTCGTGCTATTGATTTTGTGCGTTCAAATCCACTGTACGATGAGCAGCGTATACACGCTTTTCAATGTGACATTACCACTGAACAAATATACGCACATATCCCGGAGAGCTCCTTGGATATTGTTACAATGATATTTGTATTATCTGCAATACATCCGAATAAATTTGGTAttgttatagaaaatatttaccgCTTACTGAAACCTGGTGGTATTGTGCTTTTTAGAGATTATGGACGTTACGATATGGCACAATTGCGTTTCAAACCAGGCAACAAAATTGCAGAGAATTTTTACATGCGACAAGATGGAACAAGAAGTTACTTTTTTGCAGAGGATGAATTGGCATCATTATTTACAGACTCTGAAAGGTTTGAAGCTGTTGAAAATTCTTATGTTCACAGACGTACGTTAAATATTAAAGAAGGTATAGATGTGCCTCGCATTTTCTTACAATCCAAGTTTCGTAAGAGATAA
- the LOC126756806 gene encoding hyccin produces MAESIVQDWLADYRRIQGQPAEVTTFAVEHETDPEIAEAIYTIFSERQRHETLVHEICQQFLSFYRASEDSLRKFPLQFIPVLIYTYLHAVAAGDKKGARSVETLLICIYNAEISTEDGGQHVVTFRMPILAQASVYHEEKNLPMTDLRRWEENCNREIKWGPHTQIEAITAQNRLRIMTALMFCYNQQVSLTQKSALIHLCRVASQLVNQGFSKQHAHRISYGSDSSGALVPKSITPRIPLSSSFLVELVHAIYFAMFNGFGTVAIQTLDDIHHRACFEMYTELILVTSAVRNSLHANPSGQPSDGPMGLSVALTPATNTVTTAISKSMITNASFRTKKLPDDIPIQVQDLTMPQAPPMLASVTEEVDPKDQQQTQNTSSRNSIIRPSMEGIKAQAHKALIAGFKKSKDKEKDKDKEKEKEKDGKIIGAGAAGEPPKPPLRKFEKHTQRNSLLQLQAEGNNIALTDFEKSPSSMGVKGKPYDSIDTTEMLPMQTLLANENGSGSFSIDSEINGGGGSSNMLNNSSVASNTNSITSSDLITKSFDSSIEMPQLVGPAGVGSSTKVGDVGID; encoded by the exons ATGGCGGAATCAATTGTACAAGACTGGCTGGCAGATTACCGCCGTATACAAGGCCAGCCAGCTGAAGTGACAACCTTCGCTGTGGAGCATGAAACCGACCCTGAAATCGCTGAAGCCATTTATACCATATTCAGTGAACGACAACGACACGAAACTTTAGTTCATGAAATTTGTCAGCAGTTTCTGTCATTTTATCGTGCTTCTGAAGATTCGCTCCGAAAATTTCCTTTACAGTTCATTCCAGTATTGATCTATACTTATCTGCATGCCGTCGCAGCTGGTGACAAAAAAGGTGCCCGTAGTGTAGAGACATTACTAATATGCATTTACAATGCGGAGATATCCACTGAAGACGGCGGTCAACATGTAGTCACTTTCCGTATGCCGATATTAGCACAAGCGTCAGTATAccatgaagaaaaaaatttaccaatgaCAGATTTGCGGCGTTGGGAAGAAAACTGTAATCGAGAAATTAAGTGGGGTCCACATACTCAGATTGAAGCGATTACCGCTCAGAATAGGTTACGTATTATGACTGCACTAATGTTTTGTTATAATCAGCAAGTTAGCCTTACGCAAAAATCCGCTTTGATACATCTTTGTCGTGTGGCATCGCAGCTAGTTAATCAAGGGTTTTCAAAACAACATGCACATCGAATCTCTTATGG TTCTGATTCGAGTGGCGCACTTGTCCCAAAGTCAATAACACCGCGCATTCCTCTTTCCTCATCATTCCTGGTAGAGTTGGTACACGCTATATACTTTGCAATGTTTAATGGTTTTGGAACAGTGGCGATACAAACATTGGACGATATTCATCATCGTGCATGTTTTGAAATGTACACGGAGCTTATACTTGTGACAAGTGCTGTGAGAAATTCATTACACGCAAACCCCTCCGGCCAGCCAAGTGATGGACCGATGGGACTTAGCGTAGCCCTTACACCTGCCACGAATACTGTGACCACAGCCATTTCCAAATCGATGATCACGAATGCGTCATTCCGTACTAAAAAGTTACCTGATGATATCCCTATACAAGTACAGGATCTCACAATGCCACAAGCTCCTCCGATGTTGGCTAGTGTTACTGAAGAAGTCGATCCTAAAGAccagcaacaaacacaaaatacgTCATCGCGAAATTCTATCATTCGCCCTAGCATGGAAGGCATAAAAGCTCAGGCACATAAAGCGTTAATTGCTGGTTTCAAAAAGTCTAAAGACAAAGAAAAGGATAAAGACAAAGAGAAAGAGAAGGAAAAGGATGGAAAAATAATTGGAGCTGGAGCGGCGGGCGAGCCCCCAAAGCCGCCGCTTCGGAAATTTGAAAAACACACTCAGCGAAACTCTTTGCTACAACTACAAGCTGAGGGCAATAATATAGCGTTAACTGATTTCGAGAAAAGTCCGTCTTCAATGGGCGTGAAAGGAAAACCCTACGACTCAATTGATACTACGGAAATGTTACCCATGCAAACGCTACTTGCTAATGAAAATGGCAGTGGTAGCTTTAGTATTGACAGTGAAATAAATGGGGGCGGTGGAAGCAGCAATATGTTGAACAACAGTAGCGTAGCTAGCAATACTAATTCAATCACGAGCAGCGACTTGATAACAAAAAGTTTTGATTCAAGCATTGAAATGCCACAACTTGTGGGCCCTGCCGGTGTTGGAAGCAGCACTAAAGTGGGTGATGTGGGTATAGATTAG
- the LOC126754404 gene encoding putative gustatory receptor 59e, producing the protein MSDERISHYRWKFIANIDPSHITLHTIFRSSEIVVDNLICTFCVFNTFYSASSYREIIQKFLQIFKDLKALELPQQPPKYNILSVLYKELCLFTAVISVLIIIPPGYIFVKMDYKLNIFLRFFGSYHLPNILVFLKLGQYWLALRFTYLLYKRINETLLQRINHLDLHSSPGRHEVIMNAGSYSWYKREFPRTHWDNCEILERLRRLYSDLDKLLVQVVNFFDAILLLNFLGSVFGFTMNLFELYKNLEAPQWDRLLWHFLYVVRVLIILLVNNAVTNEKSRTAFVLNGLYITSKEMEHAVKRFLLHLMIRKPVEKVCGIVELNLMLFTGILNIVSQYITFLIQIDLSKDPSKLQKMIGNKN; encoded by the exons ATGTCTGACGAGCGAATAAGTCATTATCG CTGGAAATTTATTGCAAACATTGACCCATCGCATATAACACTTCATACAATATTTCGCTCGAGCGAAATCGTCGTGGATAATctcatatgtacattttgtgtGTTCAACACCTTTTATTCGGCATCTAGTTATCGTGAGATAATCCAAAAGTTTTTACAAATCTTCAAGGATTTAAAAGCGCTTGAACTGCCGCAGCAGCCTCCTAAGTATAATATTTTGTCAGTGCTTTACAAGGAATTGTGCCTTTTCACTGCGGTTATTTCAGTTCTGATCATAATCCCTCCAGGTTATATTTTCGTTAAAATGGAttataaactaaatatatttttgcgctTCTTTGGTTCTTACCATCTACCGAATATCTTAGTATTCCTTAAATTGGGTCAATATTGGTTAGCTCTACGTTTCACATATCTACTTTATAAACGTATAAACGAAACGCTCCTACAACGCATAAATCATCTAGATTTGCATAGCTCACCGGGAAGGCATGAAGTCATCATGAATGCCGGATCGTATTCTTGGTATAAGCGCGAGTTTCCTAGAACACATTGGGATAATTGTGAGATTTTGGAGCGGCTACGTCGGTTATACTCAGATTTGGATAAGCTTTTGGTGCAagtggtaaatttttttgatgcaaTTCTGTTGCTCAACTTTCTAGGATCGGTGTTTGGGTTTACAATGAATTTATTTGAACTATATAAAAACCTTGAAGCACCACAATGGGACAGACTGCTATGGCATTTTCTCTATGTCGTACGGGTGCTCATCATTCTGTTGGTAAATAATGCGGTTACAAATGAG AAATCTCGTACAGCATTTGTGCTTAATGGGCTCTATATTACATCGAAAGAGATGGAGCATGCGGTAAAACGTTTTCTTCTACATCTGATGATACGTAAGCCCGTAGAAAAAGTCTGTGGAATAGTTGAATTGAACTTAATGCTATTTACAGGG ATTTTAAACATCGTAAGCCAATATATTACATttctcatacaaattgatttgaGCAAGGATCCATCGAAGTTACAAAAGATGATCGGCaacaagaattaa
- the LOC126756818 gene encoding putative gustatory receptor 59e — translation MSTTVGLKKRLIKQHNGLLTCFEEPFFGLISKLYILCQLFAAAPILDTPHRNRRALRCVHYVWCSIVLLYISVVNFHFINRIHEPLVTIVKIFFSTELINNPLIVASIVLSMYYNSEEYRNIPYELLRIFKVYRNLQPKLSTRSAIFRVLHKELLIMVGAVSSVILFCFLVDYLRSEPFLIEYILIASVFSLPNILITFNITQFWLALRVVYQLYRGFNEIIEQRLKRFSFINTETCELNSKEVYYVYTTEILWYQREFLSLRKEAVNGYEILDTIRSIYFDLDTIMTRLTKVFGITMLLNFFGSLLSLSVQSFAVFKFFDTENFLGDILVEVQNRVLWFFIHLARILLILVTNNAIIEEKCRTSFVLNQLHITSKEMERAINRFLLKLMVHQSPALLCGIVELDLLVLCGIVGAVTNYFIFLVQIDLGTTTISDLNITDTPKNSI, via the exons ATGTCAACAACAGTTGGTTTGAAGAAACGCCTAATTAAACAGCACAACGGGCTCTTAACCTGCTTCGAGGAGCCATTTTTTGGTCTCATCTCTAAACTCTACATTCTTTGTCAATTATTTGCTGCAGCACCGATATTGGATACTCCACACCGTAACCGTCGTGCATTACGTTGCGTACATTACGTTTGGTGTTCCATTGTCTTACTTTACATTTCTGTGGTGAATTTTCACTTTATAAATCGGATACATGAACCATTGGTTACcatcgttaaaatatttttctcaactGAACTCATTAACAATCCATTAATCGTTGCCTCAATCGtattgagtatgtattataacAGCGAAGAATACCGTAACATACCATATGAGCTGCTCCGAATATTTAAGGTCTACAGAAACTTGCAACCGAAGCTAAGCACTAGAAGCGCAATTTTTCGTGTGCTCCATAAGGAACTGCTGATAATGGTGGGTGCTGTAAGCAgtgttatattattttgcttCCTAGTGGATTACCTACGCTCGGAACCGTTTTTAATTGAATACATACTCATTGCAAGCGTATTCAGTTTACCTAATATACTCATCACTTTCAATATCACGCAATTTTGGTTGGCACTTCGTGTTGTATACCAACTCTATCGGGGTTTCAATGAGATTATAGAGCAACGCCTAAAacgttttagttttataaatacagAAACATGTGAGCTAAACAGTAAAGAGGTCTATTATGTCTATACCACTGAGATCTTATGGTATCAGCGTGAATTTCTAAGCTTACGCAAGGAAGCAGTAAACGGTTATGAAATTTTAGATACGATACGTAGTATATACTTCGATTTGGACACCATAATGACACGATTGACTAAAGTATTTGGAATTACGATGTTGCTGAATTTTTTCGGCTCATTGCTGAGTCTTTCCGTCCAATCCTTTGCTGTGTTTAAGTTTTTTGATACGGAAAATTTTTTGGGAGATATTTTAGTAGAGGTACAGAATCGAGTGCTGTGGTTTTTCATACATCTTGCGCGCATACTGCTGATTTTAGTAACTAATAATGCCATCATAGAAGAG AAGTGTCGTACGTCATTTGTACTAAATCAACTACATATAACCTCGAAAGAAATGGAACGTGCAATCAATCGCTTTTTACTGAAGCTAATGGTTCATCAGTCTCCGGCGCTACTCTGTGGAATTGTGGAACTTGATTTATTGGTGCTTTGTggt ATTGTTGGCGCTGTGACCAACTACTTCATATTTCTCGTACAAATTGATTTGGGCACTACAACAATATCGGATCTCAATATCACAGATACACCAAAAAACAGTATATAA
- the LOC126756843 gene encoding eukaryotic translation elongation factor 1 epsilon-1: protein MCEVETITKIAKTLGVPAGEVKLNSEKIITRTNNNNTVSGFATILNALAQESKSEIARNSTATREIAADVYQWIEFAVLYVAPGSKDKHISHQLLRDFNKLFATKSYLVGYFITLADLAIFYAIYNLVKSLSPVEKENYLNLSRWFDHLQQRPEIRQGGQVLNFTTIYLHGWAKGTHM, encoded by the exons ATGTGTGAAGTCGAAACTATTACAAAAATCGCCAAAACTCTTGGTGTTCCAGCTGGCGAAGTGAAGCTCAATTCTGAGAAG atcATTACTCgcacgaacaacaacaacacagtatCTGGTTTTGCCACAATTCTTAACGCACTTGCACAAGAATCTAAATCAGAGATTGCCCGCAACAGTACAGCGACCAGGGAAATTGCCGCGGACGTCTACCAATGGATTGAATTTGCTGTATTGTATGTGGCACCTGGTTCCAAAGACAAACATATATCGCATCAACTACTACGTGATTTTAATAAACTATTCGCTACTAAATCCTACTTAGTAGGATATTTCATTACATTAGCGGACTTAGCTATATTTTATGCCATCTACAATTTAGTg aAATCTCTTTCACCGgtcgaaaaagaaaattatttaaatctctCCCGCTGGTTTGACCATCTGCAACAGAGACCAGAAATACGTCAAGGCGGTCAAGTGCTCAACTTCACCACAATTTACTTGCATGGTTGGGCGAAAGGCACACATATGTAA